A window of Paenibacillus sp. 19GGS1-52 contains these coding sequences:
- the lepB gene encoding signal peptidase I produces the protein MSQELEEPFMRSRKQKQRSVIHKASKIARGQRWFMAMKDWLIIAAAVFVVMSLLNIFVFNLSTVKGQSMQPTLQEGERLFINKITLTFTSPKRGDVIVLHDPSLGLDHKEYLVKRVVGIPGDIVEVQKHQLYVNGKVVDESYIDTEIQDPDFAALTVAKESYFVMGDNRHAGASKDSRYFGFVPGDSIVGRVDYIWWPLSKLNAL, from the coding sequence ATGAGTCAGGAACTTGAAGAACCATTCATGCGAAGCCGCAAGCAGAAGCAAAGATCTGTCATACACAAAGCCTCCAAAATCGCACGAGGGCAGAGATGGTTCATGGCTATGAAGGATTGGCTAATTATCGCTGCCGCTGTTTTTGTAGTGATGTCGTTGCTTAATATTTTTGTATTCAATCTATCAACGGTCAAAGGCCAATCTATGCAGCCGACACTGCAAGAAGGCGAAAGATTGTTTATTAATAAAATTACACTGACGTTCACGAGCCCGAAGCGAGGGGATGTCATTGTTCTGCATGATCCAAGCTTGGGTCTAGACCACAAGGAATATCTAGTGAAACGGGTCGTTGGCATACCGGGTGATATTGTTGAAGTACAGAAACACCAACTATACGTGAACGGCAAAGTAGTTGACGAGTCTTATATCGATACCGAGATTCAGGACCCTGATTTTGCTGCGCTGACCGTAGCGAAAGAAAGCTATTTTGTGATGGGTGACAACCGACATGCTGGAGCCAGCAAGGACAGCCGTTATTTCGGTTTCGTTCCAGGAGACAGTATTGTGGGAAGAGTGGATTATATTTGGTGGCCATTGTCCAAACTGAATGCACTGTAG
- the mutY gene encoding A/G-specific adenine glycosylase has translation MTQQEQDEQEQQQVKLFFSRNLLEWYQGQKRDLPWRRHRNPYYIWISEIMLQQTRVDTVIPYFNRFIERFPTVEALADAPEEDVLKCWEGLGYYSRARNLQHAAKQVKEQYGGQVPSDREAVFSLKGVGPYTAGAILSIAFNQPEPAVDGNVMRVLSRYFLLEDDIAKGPTRVKMEHLAAELIPEGEAMHFNQALMELGALVCTPKSPRCLPCPVMEHCAARLAGCETSLPVKTKAKPPRPEERLAALIEGRGAHAGRVLIRQRPESGLLARMWELPHWPAPPASGAAPSARLPEAAALDRLRRSLRTAGLSARPEAHWMAAEHTFSHIVWTLQVYRCREVEVLLQPLAAEGRAAYLLAGAANTAAQAGVQGEDSLYLESGVFLDGTPVELFADGNESPEDSGAVRWINREDMANYAFPNVFLKLLNLYFAELEGKPQ, from the coding sequence ATGACACAGCAAGAGCAGGATGAGCAAGAACAGCAGCAAGTGAAATTATTTTTCAGCCGTAATTTATTGGAGTGGTATCAGGGGCAGAAACGGGATTTGCCTTGGCGCCGCCACCGCAATCCATATTATATCTGGATCTCTGAAATTATGCTGCAGCAGACTCGAGTAGACACAGTGATCCCTTATTTCAATCGGTTTATTGAGCGTTTTCCGACTGTTGAGGCGCTTGCTGATGCACCGGAGGAGGACGTGCTTAAATGCTGGGAAGGACTGGGCTATTATTCCCGAGCCCGTAATTTGCAGCATGCAGCTAAGCAGGTCAAAGAGCAATATGGTGGTCAGGTTCCCAGTGACAGGGAGGCGGTGTTCAGCCTCAAGGGAGTAGGCCCCTACACTGCAGGAGCTATTCTCAGTATCGCCTTTAACCAGCCGGAGCCAGCTGTAGATGGCAATGTGATGCGGGTGCTCTCGCGCTACTTCCTACTTGAGGATGATATCGCCAAGGGACCTACCCGTGTGAAGATGGAGCATCTGGCGGCTGAGCTGATCCCGGAGGGGGAGGCCATGCATTTCAATCAGGCGCTGATGGAGCTTGGCGCACTTGTGTGCACACCGAAATCACCGCGCTGTCTTCCTTGCCCGGTGATGGAGCACTGCGCCGCACGGCTGGCGGGCTGCGAGACCTCGCTGCCCGTCAAGACCAAGGCCAAGCCGCCGCGCCCGGAGGAGCGGCTGGCGGCCCTGATCGAGGGCCGCGGTGCTCACGCGGGCCGAGTGCTCATCCGGCAGCGGCCAGAAAGCGGGCTGTTAGCCCGCATGTGGGAGCTGCCGCACTGGCCGGCGCCGCCTGCCTCCGGCGCCGCGCCGAGCGCGCGGCTGCCAGAGGCCGCGGCGCTCGACCGGCTGCGCCGGTCCTTGCGGACGGCCGGGCTCTCCGCCCGGCCGGAAGCGCACTGGATGGCTGCGGAGCATACATTCAGCCATATCGTGTGGACCCTGCAGGTGTACCGCTGCAGGGAAGTGGAGGTCCTTCTGCAGCCGCTGGCTGCAGAAGGACGGGCTGCGTATCTGCTCGCAGGCGCTGCTAATACAGCGGCGCAAGCAGGGGTACAGGGCGAGGATTCCCTGTACCTCGAATCCGGAGTGTTCCTCGACGGCACACCGGTGGAGTTGTTTGCGGACGGGAATGAGAGCCCGGAGGATAGCGGTGCTGTCCGCTGGATTAACCGTGAGGATATGGCTAATTATGCTTTTCCAAACGTTTTTCTGAAGCTGCTAAATCTATATTTTGCTGAACTCGAAGGTAAACCACAGTAA
- a CDS encoding GNAT family N-acetyltransferase: MHVRSFQLSDVSPVTELLQTALSEECFENTIEPFSRQLSWDSDLIVVAEEEGEIVGVLIGTIEKNHGCYFRIAVHPDYRRRGVGRSLVSAMENRFQSRKVTGIFVAVDEHNSFALPLYEAMGYDENQLFKSVRKLSIVG; the protein is encoded by the coding sequence ATGCACGTACGTTCCTTTCAATTAAGCGACGTTAGTCCTGTAACTGAATTGCTGCAGACCGCACTTTCGGAAGAATGTTTCGAGAACACCATCGAGCCTTTCTCCAGGCAGCTTTCATGGGATTCAGATCTCATTGTAGTTGCTGAAGAAGAAGGAGAGATTGTTGGTGTGCTAATCGGCACGATCGAGAAGAACCACGGCTGTTATTTCCGTATTGCCGTTCATCCCGATTATCGCCGCAGAGGAGTCGGTAGAAGTCTTGTATCGGCCATGGAGAATAGGTTTCAATCGCGCAAGGTTACTGGTATTTTTGTCGCCGTCGATGAGCATAATTCTTTTGCATTACCGCTGTATGAAGCTATGGGCTATGATGAGAATCAACTTTTTAAATCGGTACGTAAGCTCAGCATTGTCGGATAA
- a CDS encoding alpha/beta fold hydrolase, producing the protein MDLAPSHTSTPVSRQPKEQKSGLPIPPTQLSLRTIRIKHIIVALLLSVFFFFVFCFIALHAYIAWVLSNPTVAPLYSNPSMAKGLPYENVTFPAIDGSRTLQGWYIPVKGATKTIVFSHGYGANREETWVPMYDLAHYAHSLNFNVVMFDYGFASQTNKDIATGGKKESKQLLGAIQFAKERGARQIVVWGFSMGAGTALQAGLVTKDVDAMILDSTFLLEPDTLYHNIKHNINLPRQPSLEIMELLFPVLNGTGLNQIPYSKVKKEDYPFPILFLHGTLDEKAPYPIAEELAANQTNPYSDSWIVKGSHHELLFREHPREYLRRVSAFLGNVAYAKSQETK; encoded by the coding sequence ATGGATCTCGCACCATCCCACACCAGTACACCGGTCTCCCGCCAACCCAAAGAGCAAAAGTCCGGCCTGCCGATACCACCGACCCAGCTCTCACTGCGGACGATCCGCATTAAGCATATTATCGTAGCTCTGCTGTTATCCGTATTTTTCTTTTTTGTATTCTGCTTCATCGCCCTGCATGCCTATATCGCCTGGGTCCTGTCTAATCCGACTGTCGCCCCACTATATTCCAATCCTTCAATGGCCAAGGGTCTACCCTATGAGAATGTGACCTTTCCGGCAATTGACGGCAGCCGGACCTTGCAGGGATGGTACATTCCAGTCAAAGGAGCTACCAAAACGATCGTCTTCAGCCATGGCTACGGCGCTAATCGCGAGGAAACATGGGTACCGATGTACGATCTCGCTCACTATGCGCACAGCCTGAACTTCAATGTCGTAATGTTTGATTACGGCTTTGCCTCCCAGACCAATAAGGATATCGCAACCGGTGGCAAAAAAGAATCCAAGCAACTGCTTGGCGCCATTCAATTCGCTAAGGAACGCGGAGCAAGGCAGATTGTGGTCTGGGGTTTCTCCATGGGTGCGGGCACCGCATTGCAGGCAGGACTGGTGACAAAAGACGTCGATGCCATGATTCTGGACAGTACCTTTTTGCTGGAGCCTGATACGCTCTATCACAATATTAAGCATAATATTAACCTGCCCCGTCAGCCTTCCCTAGAGATTATGGAGTTGCTCTTCCCAGTGCTGAACGGCACGGGCTTGAATCAGATTCCTTATTCTAAAGTGAAGAAGGAGGATTATCCTTTCCCGATTCTATTCCTGCACGGCACCTTGGATGAAAAAGCACCTTACCCTATTGCTGAAGAGCTTGCAGCAAACCAGACCAACCCGTACTCCGACTCCTGGATTGTAAAAGGCAGTCATCATGAGCTGCTATTCCGTGAGCATCCACGCGAGTACTTGCGGCGCGTTTCCGCTTTTCTTGGCAATGTGGCTTATGCGAAATCCCAAGAAACAAAATAA
- a CDS encoding methylated-DNA--[protein]-cysteine S-methyltransferase has translation MNILAESNIETVVYYSELESLIGPLTLCTTEIGLCLLEFGSFMNTQEDIKKWVKARFGSAELCADEERFALAKVQLEDYFAGRLQSFELPLDMRGTAFQLQVWEALCTISYGEAASYKDIALLIGNPKAVRAVGGANNRNPIPIIVPCHRVIGASGSLIGYAGGLAIKSRLLQLEAEHAKGNEAGAYLF, from the coding sequence ATGAACATCTTGGCGGAGAGTAACATTGAAACGGTCGTATATTATAGTGAATTAGAATCCTTGATCGGACCACTCACGCTGTGTACAACAGAGATCGGGCTGTGTTTACTGGAATTTGGGAGCTTTATGAACACTCAGGAGGATATTAAGAAATGGGTCAAAGCCCGTTTTGGCTCTGCCGAGTTATGTGCCGATGAAGAGCGATTTGCGTTAGCCAAAGTGCAGCTTGAAGATTATTTTGCCGGAAGGTTGCAGAGCTTCGAACTTCCACTAGATATGCGAGGGACGGCATTTCAACTGCAGGTTTGGGAAGCCCTATGCACCATTTCTTATGGAGAAGCCGCATCCTATAAAGATATTGCCCTATTGATAGGCAATCCTAAGGCTGTGCGTGCCGTCGGGGGTGCGAACAACCGTAATCCAATACCAATAATTGTGCCCTGCCACCGAGTGATTGGCGCAAGTGGCTCCTTGATTGGCTATGCTGGAGGTTTAGCGATCAAAAGCCGTCTGCTGCAGCTTGAAGCTGAGCATGCAAAGGGAAACGAAGCGGGAGCGTATCTGTTCTAA
- a CDS encoding superoxide dismutase, which produces MAFQLPALPYPNNALEPHIDALTMEIHHDRHHNAYVTNLNAALEKAPELQDKSIDELLTDLNAVPEAIRTAVRNNGGGHANHTLFWEVIGPDGGGAPTGALAAAIDSELGGFDKFKEAFATAATTRFGSGWAWLTVKDGKLAVTSTPNQDNPISEGATPILGLDVWEHAYYLNYQNKRPDYIKAFWNVVNWEEVGKRYESSK; this is translated from the coding sequence ATGGCATTTCAATTACCGGCACTTCCGTATCCGAACAACGCTCTCGAACCGCACATCGACGCATTGACGATGGAGATTCATCACGACAGACACCATAACGCATATGTGACGAACCTGAACGCCGCGTTGGAAAAGGCACCCGAATTGCAAGACAAAAGCATCGACGAATTGCTTACTGACCTGAATGCTGTACCGGAAGCTATCCGTACCGCTGTTCGCAACAACGGTGGTGGGCATGCTAACCATACCCTATTCTGGGAAGTTATTGGACCTGATGGCGGCGGCGCACCTACTGGCGCATTGGCTGCAGCTATTGACAGTGAGCTTGGTGGCTTTGACAAGTTCAAGGAAGCTTTCGCAACTGCAGCAACTACCCGCTTCGGCAGCGGCTGGGCTTGGCTGACTGTTAAAGACGGTAAATTAGCGGTAACTAGCACACCTAACCAGGATAACCCGATCAGCGAAGGCGCTACTCCGATTCTCGGACTTGATGTATGGGAGCACGCGTACTACCTGAACTATCAGAACAAACGTCCTGACTATATCAAAGCATTCTGGAATGTAGTGAACTGGGAAGAAGTCGGCAAACGCTACGAAAGCTCTAAATAA
- the folE gene encoding GTP cyclohydrolase I FolE: MGDIKDYLNDEVSKNREQIEYHVEKILELIGEDTGREGLLETPARVTRMYEEIFGGYSIDPREALGVTFDESYEELVIVKDIVFYSQCEHHMAPFFGKVHIGYIPSGRIAGLSKLARLVEAVSRRLQVQERMTAQIADIMTEVLGPHGVMVVVEGEHLCMCARGVKKPGSKTVTMAARGAFRENAAARAEFLTLIKD; encoded by the coding sequence ATGGGGGACATCAAGGATTACTTAAACGATGAGGTTTCGAAGAACCGTGAGCAGATCGAGTATCACGTTGAGAAAATATTAGAATTAATCGGGGAAGACACCGGACGCGAGGGACTGCTGGAAACGCCAGCGCGTGTCACGCGGATGTATGAGGAGATATTCGGCGGTTATTCGATAGATCCCCGCGAGGCGCTCGGCGTAACCTTTGATGAGTCCTATGAAGAGCTAGTTATCGTCAAGGATATTGTCTTTTACAGTCAATGTGAGCATCACATGGCTCCATTTTTCGGCAAAGTGCATATCGGGTATATTCCGAGTGGGCGTATCGCCGGACTTAGCAAGCTGGCTCGATTGGTAGAAGCGGTAAGCCGCCGCTTGCAGGTGCAGGAGCGGATGACGGCACAGATCGCGGATATTATGACAGAGGTGCTTGGACCCCACGGTGTTATGGTTGTTGTAGAGGGAGAGCATTTGTGCATGTGTGCTCGCGGAGTGAAGAAGCCTGGCAGCAAGACAGTAACGATGGCAGCCAGAGGTGCTTTTCGTGAGAATGCCGCTGCTCGGGCGGAGTTTCTGACTTTAATTAAGGATTAG
- a CDS encoding Fe-Mn family superoxide dismutase, with the protein MLYVYGPLLPLRILEEIVFWKTQEKEHTEVIKALVPNLEEPYVKLLNEWAVVFGATEQAARNLLEAALAPAPMPHLVLIAETEQLLHIACVQSREFVRQLYALMEGSAAVNAQPLAGVVILHIIRESEYFLAVLETLTTPGQLSRLASLYTENDELPAYTSTLSEVRELASVPIGGHTLPPLPYAYNALEPHIDEKTMRIHHDKHHQSYVDGLNKAETKLAEARKKGDFDLVKHWERELAFNGAGHYLHTIFWNVMSPQGGRRPTGALLADIEHSFGSYDSFKQQFSEAAKNIEGGGWAILVWSPRSHRLEILTAEKHQNLSQWDVVPLLALDVWEHAYYLKHQNNRADYIKDWWQVVNWPYVSERYAAASKLIWQPY; encoded by the coding sequence ATGCTATATGTATACGGACCGCTGCTGCCCTTGCGTATTCTAGAAGAAATCGTATTCTGGAAGACTCAAGAGAAAGAGCATACCGAGGTTATAAAAGCGCTCGTGCCTAACTTGGAAGAGCCTTATGTAAAGCTGTTAAATGAATGGGCAGTCGTCTTTGGTGCTACAGAGCAAGCGGCAAGAAATTTGCTCGAAGCTGCACTCGCACCTGCACCTATGCCGCACTTAGTACTTATTGCCGAAACCGAGCAATTGCTGCATATTGCCTGTGTTCAATCGCGTGAGTTCGTCCGCCAGCTATATGCCTTAATGGAAGGCAGTGCTGCCGTGAATGCGCAGCCTTTGGCCGGAGTTGTCATCCTGCATATTATTCGCGAATCAGAGTATTTTCTAGCCGTTCTCGAAACACTCACTACTCCCGGTCAGCTATCTAGACTAGCAAGTCTTTACACAGAGAATGATGAACTACCAGCCTACACATCCACGTTATCCGAAGTTCGGGAGCTAGCTTCCGTACCCATTGGTGGTCACACCTTGCCTCCATTACCTTATGCTTATAATGCACTCGAACCACATATCGACGAGAAAACGATGAGAATACATCACGACAAGCATCATCAAAGCTATGTAGATGGACTCAATAAGGCTGAGACCAAACTGGCTGAAGCCCGTAAGAAGGGGGACTTTGACCTCGTTAAACATTGGGAACGGGAGCTTGCCTTTAATGGGGCGGGGCATTATTTGCACACCATCTTCTGGAATGTAATGTCTCCGCAGGGTGGTAGACGTCCAACCGGAGCGCTGCTTGCGGACATTGAACACAGCTTCGGAAGCTACGACAGCTTTAAGCAGCAGTTTAGTGAAGCGGCAAAAAACATAGAAGGCGGCGGCTGGGCCATACTCGTCTGGAGTCCGCGCAGCCATAGACTGGAGATACTTACAGCAGAGAAGCATCAGAATCTCTCACAGTGGGATGTTGTTCCCCTATTGGCCCTAGATGTCTGGGAACATGCTTACTATCTGAAGCATCAGAACAATCGTGCCGACTATATTAAAGACTGGTGGCAAGTCGTCAATTGGCCGTATGTGTCCGAGCGTTACGCCGCTGCCAGTAAGCTGATCTGGCAACCCTACTGA
- a CDS encoding cellulase family glycosylhydrolase, which yields MRRSMYRIWLSVILFALVAGTVRGVTAPVTSAASAKGFYHTEGNRILDAGGTQAIFNGINWFGFETANYAPHGLWSRSMNDMLDQVKQQGYNLIRLPFSNEMFNSTSVVNGVDYSKNPDLKGLKPIEIMDKLVTKAGARGIQIILDRHRPDSGAQSELWYTAAYSEERWIKDWTMLAKRYKGNSTVIGADLHNEPHGQASWGTGDTRTDWRLAAQRAGNAIGAVNSKWLILVEGVEKNVKGQTSSSWWGGNLKGVAAYPVKLKIDGRVVYSPHDYGPGVSDQSWFHAANFPTNLSAVWDANWGYIHKQGIAPVLIGEFGGRAVDTVSLEGKWQNALVRYIANNKLYWTYWTLNPNSGDTGGLLQDDWTTWNAAKQKMLTPIMNKSISAGGKVSNPVLSVNVPMSTARVSSAPIQQPTATPAADQQKISLPRASSRDITGLKVSLLYQGSELGADAKSIHANMELLNEGSASLSLSDIVLRYWYTAEGIKEQSFYVDYAKLGNANITGRFIALAAPRNGADVYVEIGFPSTAGKLLPGETTGEMKLRFNKNDWSPYNRANDYSFDAQHDSYLPWDRITAYYKGSLIYGIEP from the coding sequence ATGAGGAGATCCATGTATCGAATTTGGCTTAGCGTGATCCTTTTTGCTCTGGTGGCCGGAACGGTTCGAGGCGTTACAGCACCAGTAACTTCAGCAGCGAGTGCAAAAGGGTTTTATCATACAGAAGGGAACCGCATCCTGGATGCTGGAGGGACTCAGGCGATTTTTAATGGGATTAATTGGTTTGGTTTTGAGACCGCGAATTACGCCCCGCACGGCCTGTGGAGTCGCTCCATGAATGACATGCTCGATCAGGTCAAGCAGCAAGGGTATAACCTTATTCGGTTGCCTTTCAGTAATGAAATGTTTAACAGCACCTCGGTAGTAAATGGAGTGGATTACAGCAAAAATCCAGATCTCAAAGGCTTGAAGCCCATTGAGATCATGGACAAGCTGGTCACGAAGGCCGGAGCGCGTGGTATACAGATTATTTTGGATCGGCATCGTCCGGATTCTGGCGCACAGTCAGAGCTCTGGTATACTGCTGCTTATTCGGAGGAGCGCTGGATTAAGGACTGGACGATGCTTGCCAAGCGCTACAAAGGCAACTCGACTGTCATTGGTGCAGATCTGCATAATGAGCCGCATGGCCAGGCGAGCTGGGGCACAGGGGATACCCGCACGGATTGGCGACTTGCTGCCCAGCGGGCAGGCAATGCGATTGGTGCTGTTAACAGTAAGTGGCTAATATTGGTTGAAGGAGTAGAGAAGAATGTAAAGGGGCAGACGAGCTCCAGTTGGTGGGGCGGCAACCTGAAGGGTGTCGCGGCGTATCCGGTTAAGCTTAAGATAGACGGACGTGTTGTGTATTCGCCTCATGATTATGGACCTGGCGTGTCGGATCAGTCCTGGTTCCATGCGGCCAATTTCCCGACTAATCTGAGCGCAGTTTGGGATGCCAACTGGGGGTATATTCATAAGCAAGGAATTGCTCCGGTGCTTATCGGTGAGTTCGGTGGGCGGGCAGTTGATACCGTTTCCCTAGAAGGAAAGTGGCAGAATGCCTTAGTACGGTATATTGCCAACAATAAGCTATATTGGACCTACTGGACGCTGAATCCGAATAGTGGAGATACCGGTGGTCTGCTGCAGGATGACTGGACAACGTGGAACGCGGCTAAACAGAAAATGCTGACTCCTATAATGAATAAGTCTATATCAGCTGGCGGGAAGGTGAGTAATCCTGTACTTTCGGTGAATGTGCCTATGTCAACTGCCCGGGTGAGTTCAGCTCCAATACAGCAGCCAACGGCAACTCCTGCTGCAGATCAGCAGAAGATATCACTGCCGAGAGCCAGCAGTAGAGATATCACAGGGTTGAAGGTCTCACTTCTTTATCAAGGCAGTGAGCTTGGGGCAGATGCCAAATCTATTCACGCCAATATGGAGCTGCTTAACGAAGGTTCTGCTTCACTGTCTCTTAGTGATATCGTGCTGCGTTATTGGTATACGGCGGAGGGGATAAAGGAACAGTCCTTTTATGTGGATTATGCCAAGCTTGGGAATGCCAACATTACCGGAAGATTTATTGCGCTTGCTGCTCCGCGAAACGGAGCGGATGTATACGTAGAGATTGGGTTTCCTTCAACTGCGGGCAAGCTGCTTCCCGGTGAGACAACGGGTGAGATGAAGCTGCGTTTTAACAAAAATGACTGGAGTCCCTATAATAGAGCGAATGATTATTCCTTTGATGCCCAACATGATTCTTATCTGCCTTGGGACCGGATCACGGCTTATTATAAAGGCAGCTTGATCTATGGAATTGAGCCCTAA
- a CDS encoding YneF family protein, translating to MNIALPIITLVVGLIGGFFIGVYYLRRQMTTMQNDPEMLQKVAKQMGYNLNGKQMQRAQQMMKTKNPAAGRAPATGKGQGHNRKSSK from the coding sequence ATGAACATTGCATTACCTATTATTACGTTGGTCGTGGGTCTGATCGGTGGATTCTTCATTGGTGTGTATTATTTGCGCAGACAAATGACTACGATGCAGAATGATCCTGAAATGCTGCAAAAGGTTGCTAAACAAATGGGTTATAACCTGAACGGCAAGCAAATGCAGCGTGCTCAGCAAATGATGAAGACCAAGAATCCTGCGGCAGGTCGCGCTCCAGCGACTGGTAAAGGTCAAGGACATAACCGTAAGAGCAGCAAGTAA
- the queG gene encoding tRNA epoxyqueuosine(34) reductase QueG, with product MNNDSQSTYALPPSKWANLKAEIIEAAPSLGIDDIGFATAEPFLYLKNILQEHRDQGYESGFEEPDLNKRTIPALKSGDPMSIIAIAVAYPSKMQNPPKSEPGARRGILARASWGRDYHHVLREALAKLESFIRERVPDAVLESMVDTGVLVDRAVAERAGIGFSAKNCAIISPKWGSWIYLGEMVTNIPFPPDVPVQEGCGDCTKCIDACPTGALVGPGQLNAQVCISYLTQTKGFLSEDHMTKIGNRLYGCDTCQIVCPHNRGKNWDHRPQLLPDPDIVKPLLLPILELSNREFKEKFGSSSAAWRGKKPMQRNAIIALGNFKEAGAVPKLTEILLQEPRPEMRGTAAWALGRIGGEEALSAVEQALLGEEDLTVQQMLHRAQDKLLKREETRE from the coding sequence ATGAACAATGATTCTCAGTCAACCTATGCACTCCCGCCTTCGAAGTGGGCCAACCTCAAAGCTGAAATTATAGAGGCTGCGCCATCACTGGGCATTGATGATATTGGCTTTGCTACGGCAGAGCCATTTTTATATTTGAAAAACATCCTGCAGGAGCACCGGGATCAGGGTTATGAATCCGGCTTTGAGGAACCAGATCTGAATAAACGGACGATTCCCGCTCTGAAGTCAGGCGACCCGATGTCCATTATTGCCATTGCCGTAGCCTATCCGTCCAAAATGCAGAATCCCCCCAAATCTGAACCGGGTGCCCGCAGAGGGATCTTGGCCCGTGCTTCTTGGGGTAGGGATTATCATCATGTACTGCGTGAGGCACTGGCTAAGCTAGAGAGCTTCATCCGCGAGCGAGTACCGGATGCCGTGCTGGAGAGTATGGTCGATACGGGCGTACTTGTAGACCGGGCGGTAGCTGAACGTGCAGGGATTGGCTTCAGTGCCAAAAACTGTGCCATCATTTCTCCCAAATGGGGCTCATGGATCTATCTTGGCGAGATGGTGACAAATATTCCCTTCCCTCCAGATGTACCTGTGCAGGAAGGTTGTGGGGACTGTACGAAATGTATTGATGCCTGTCCTACCGGAGCGCTGGTGGGTCCGGGACAGCTTAATGCACAGGTCTGTATTTCTTACCTTACACAGACCAAGGGCTTCCTGAGTGAGGACCACATGACCAAAATCGGCAACCGGCTATACGGCTGTGATACCTGCCAGATTGTCTGTCCGCATAACCGCGGGAAGAACTGGGATCACCGACCTCAGCTGTTGCCTGATCCCGACATCGTCAAGCCGCTCTTGCTGCCGATACTGGAGTTAAGCAACCGTGAGTTCAAGGAGAAGTTCGGCAGCAGCTCAGCAGCCTGGAGAGGTAAGAAGCCGATGCAGCGCAATGCGATCATCGCTTTAGGCAATTTCAAGGAGGCTGGCGCTGTGCCGAAACTGACAGAAATTCTACTGCAGGAGCCTCGCCCGGAGATGCGTGGTACCGCAGCTTGGGCACTGGGACGCATTGGTGGCGAAGAGGCTCTGTCAGCAGTGGAACAGGCACTTTTGGGAGAGGAAGACCTTACGGTTCAGCAAATGCTGCACAGGGCACAGGACAAGCTGCTTAAGCGGGAGGAAACAAGAGAATGA
- a CDS encoding IclR family transcriptional regulator: MEDRKLTVRAVDRALDILLCFTRTSDLGLTEISSQIGLHKSTVHRLLTTLEEKGFLIRNAATEKYRLGIRIWELSMHLPAFDESAALLLPAMERLRDRLGETVSLYLRDGIERVRIQAVQSQQAIRRVAQIGARLPLSVGASSKVLAAYAPPEVLVELLEGPGWPSSIEREVYRTQLKEIIHQGYATSFEEREPGAAAVAVPVTGRSGNVVAALSLSGPVSRLSQETLVEYAAVLNEAASEMGMMIP, encoded by the coding sequence GTGGAGGACCGCAAACTGACAGTACGCGCGGTAGACCGTGCGCTTGATATATTGCTTTGCTTTACGCGGACTAGTGATTTGGGGTTAACGGAGATTTCTTCACAGATTGGCTTACATAAGAGTACTGTACATCGTCTGCTGACTACTTTGGAGGAGAAGGGTTTTCTTATCCGCAATGCAGCAACGGAGAAATATCGGCTAGGCATCCGCATCTGGGAGTTGTCAATGCACCTGCCTGCCTTTGACGAGTCAGCTGCTTTGCTGCTGCCGGCTATGGAACGATTGCGCGACCGCCTGGGAGAGACGGTTAGTCTTTATTTACGTGATGGCATTGAGCGTGTACGCATTCAGGCCGTGCAGAGCCAGCAGGCGATTCGGCGGGTAGCACAGATCGGTGCGCGCCTGCCATTGTCCGTTGGTGCTTCAAGCAAGGTTCTGGCCGCGTATGCTCCACCGGAAGTGCTGGTCGAACTGCTGGAAGGACCAGGCTGGCCGAGTTCCATCGAACGAGAAGTGTATAGAACACAGTTGAAAGAGATTATCCACCAGGGTTATGCGACCAGCTTTGAGGAACGTGAACCTGGTGCGGCAGCGGTGGCCGTTCCCGTTACCGGACGCAGCGGAAATGTAGTGGCAGCCTTATCCCTTTCGGGTCCAGTCAGCAGGCTTTCCCAGGAGACGCTGGTCGAGTACGCAGCAGTTCTGAACGAAGCCGCCAGTGAAATGGGCATGATGATTCCGTAG